From Tripterygium wilfordii isolate XIE 37 chromosome 13, ASM1340144v1, whole genome shotgun sequence, the proteins below share one genomic window:
- the LOC120012372 gene encoding uncharacterized protein LOC120012372 — MVARKGTSGSYRFPSTKGHTPLKSAGSTGSFPAKESGSSVSRSLPKKGDRECSFCGKDHTVDKCWKLHGRPDWADDLIGKKQGSRASLVTTTTTDDDTELEKEDMSGSLHSGGDWAWF, encoded by the exons ATGGTTGCCCGTAAAGGGACTTCAGGATCATATCGATTCCCTTCTACAAAGGGACACACTCCTTTGAAATCTGCAGGTAGTACCGGGTCCTTCCCTGCCAAAGAAAGTGGGTCATCTGTTTCCCGTTCTCTTCCAAAGAAAGGAGACCGTGAATGTTCTTTTTGTGGTAAAGATCACACTGTTGACAAGTGCTGGAAGCTTCATGGCAGACCTGATTGGGCAGATGACTTGATTGGTAAGAAACAAGGGAGTCGAGCTTCTCTTGTGACCACCACAACAACTGATGATGACACTGAACTTGAGAAAGAGGACATGTCAG GATCTTTACACTCAGGAGGAGATTGGGCGTGGTTCTAA
- the LOC120012883 gene encoding WRKY transcription factor 44-like isoform X2, with the protein MLQQNVISIIYLLRMDIKQAERIVVTKPVATRPTCSTFRSFSELLAGAIDDSPHETCSEIAVAAIRPKTVRFKQMAEFSGTLLNFNSNHEASKLDTKATMVYKPQAKFVSKTTVSLLANMGNFNSSYQQRLSSVETHVPCPNKDIQINVPSQLGKTLQIASHTENDQSIEPQKIALQNLEEVPNPPPHAPNGDRPSYDGYNWRKYGQKQVKGSEYPRSYYKCTHPNCPVKKKVERSFDGQIAEIVYKGEHNHSKPRPPKRNSSATHGLVPLSDPSAHETNDTSWCNLADERNEDSEVRVKNQYVEGLSTSACQNIALLSSNPVVTGRINTGAGTSDNSCGVSADCDEGSKGLDGEDDESRSKRRKSENQFNEGGVSGEDIRDPHIAVQSSMDYETLGDGFRWRKYGQKVVKGNPYPRSYYRCTSLSCNVRKHVERASDDPRAFITTYEGKHNHEMPIKNTNLVPSESDSQATTS; encoded by the exons ATGCTCCAACAAAATGTTATCagcattatatatttattgagaATGGATATCAAGCAAGCAGAGAGGATAGTTGTTACCAAACCAGTAGCTACAAGGCCAACTTGTTCCACTTTTAGGTCCTTTTCTGAGCTCCTTGCTGGTGCAATTGATGACTCACCCCACGAAACCTGTTCTGAGATTGCAGTTGCTGCCATAAGACCAAAGACAGTGAGGTTCAAGCAAATG GCTGAGTTCTCTGGAACACTGCTAAATTTTAATTCAAATCATGAAGCGTCTAAGTTGGACACAAAAGCTACTATGGTATATAAACCACAAGCTAAGTTTGTGTCAAAGACGACTGTTTCTCTCTTGGCAAATATG GGCAACTTCAATAGCAGTTATCAACAGAGGCTATCATCAGTGGAGACTCATGTTCCATGCCCAAACAAAGATATACAGATTAATGTCCCATCCCAGCTAGGCAAAACCCTTCAGATTGCATCGCATACCGAAAATGATCAGTCAATTGAACCCCAGAAAATAGCACTGCAGAACCTAGAGGAGGTTCCAAATCCTCCTCCTCATGCACCAAATGGGGATCGACCATCTTATGATGGTTATAACTGGAGAAAGTATGGGCAAAAGCAAGTCAAAGGAAGTGAATATCCAAGAAGTTACTATAAATGCACCCACCCAAATTGTCCTGTGAAAAAGAAGGTCGAAAGATCATTTGATGGACAGATCGCAGAAATTGTCTATAAGGGTGAACACAACCATTCAAAGCCTCGGCCCCCAAAGCGCAACTCATCAGCAACACATGGTTTAGTACCTCTATCGGATCCTTCTGCTCATGAGACAAATGATACATCGTGGTGTAATCTCGCGGATGAAAGAAATGAAGATTCTGAAGTTAGAGTAAAAAATCAATATGTGGAGGGATTATCTACCTCAGCTTGTCAGAACATAGCTTTATTATCTTCTAATCCTGTTGTAACTGGAAGAATTAATACTGGTGCTGGAACTTCTGACAATTCTTGTGGAGTTAGTGCGGATTGTGATGAAGGAAGCAAAGGACTGGATGGAGAGGATGATGAATCTAGAAGCAAAAGAAG GAAAAGTGAGAATCAATTCAATGAAGGAGGTGTATCAGGGGAAGATATACGAGACCCCCACATTGCAGTACAAAGTTCCATGGATTATGAAACTCTGGGGGATGGTTTCCGCTGGAGAAAATATGGGCAGAAGGTTGTAAAGGGGAACCCGTATCCCAG AAGTTATTATAGATGTACCAGTCTCAGCTGCAACGTGCGTAAGCATGTGGAAAGGGCATCGGATGATCCAAGGGCTTTTATTACGACATATGAAGGAAAACATAACCATGAGATGCCTATCAAGAATACGAATTTGGTGCCCTCAGAATCAGATTCACAGGCCACTActagttga
- the LOC120012883 gene encoding WRKY transcription factor 44-like isoform X1: protein MLQQNVISIIYLLRMDIKQAERIVVTKPVATRPTCSTFRSFSELLAGAIDDSPHETCSEIAVAAIRPKTVRFKQMVSSAPGGALSSQAEFSGTLLNFNSNHEASKLDTKATMVYKPQAKFVSKTTVSLLANMGNFNSSYQQRLSSVETHVPCPNKDIQINVPSQLGKTLQIASHTENDQSIEPQKIALQNLEEVPNPPPHAPNGDRPSYDGYNWRKYGQKQVKGSEYPRSYYKCTHPNCPVKKKVERSFDGQIAEIVYKGEHNHSKPRPPKRNSSATHGLVPLSDPSAHETNDTSWCNLADERNEDSEVRVKNQYVEGLSTSACQNIALLSSNPVVTGRINTGAGTSDNSCGVSADCDEGSKGLDGEDDESRSKRRKSENQFNEGGVSGEDIRDPHIAVQSSMDYETLGDGFRWRKYGQKVVKGNPYPRSYYRCTSLSCNVRKHVERASDDPRAFITTYEGKHNHEMPIKNTNLVPSESDSQATTS, encoded by the exons ATGCTCCAACAAAATGTTATCagcattatatatttattgagaATGGATATCAAGCAAGCAGAGAGGATAGTTGTTACCAAACCAGTAGCTACAAGGCCAACTTGTTCCACTTTTAGGTCCTTTTCTGAGCTCCTTGCTGGTGCAATTGATGACTCACCCCACGAAACCTGTTCTGAGATTGCAGTTGCTGCCATAAGACCAAAGACAGTGAGGTTCAAGCAAATGGTGAGTTCTGCTCCCGGGGGTGCACTTTCTTCCCAG GCTGAGTTCTCTGGAACACTGCTAAATTTTAATTCAAATCATGAAGCGTCTAAGTTGGACACAAAAGCTACTATGGTATATAAACCACAAGCTAAGTTTGTGTCAAAGACGACTGTTTCTCTCTTGGCAAATATG GGCAACTTCAATAGCAGTTATCAACAGAGGCTATCATCAGTGGAGACTCATGTTCCATGCCCAAACAAAGATATACAGATTAATGTCCCATCCCAGCTAGGCAAAACCCTTCAGATTGCATCGCATACCGAAAATGATCAGTCAATTGAACCCCAGAAAATAGCACTGCAGAACCTAGAGGAGGTTCCAAATCCTCCTCCTCATGCACCAAATGGGGATCGACCATCTTATGATGGTTATAACTGGAGAAAGTATGGGCAAAAGCAAGTCAAAGGAAGTGAATATCCAAGAAGTTACTATAAATGCACCCACCCAAATTGTCCTGTGAAAAAGAAGGTCGAAAGATCATTTGATGGACAGATCGCAGAAATTGTCTATAAGGGTGAACACAACCATTCAAAGCCTCGGCCCCCAAAGCGCAACTCATCAGCAACACATGGTTTAGTACCTCTATCGGATCCTTCTGCTCATGAGACAAATGATACATCGTGGTGTAATCTCGCGGATGAAAGAAATGAAGATTCTGAAGTTAGAGTAAAAAATCAATATGTGGAGGGATTATCTACCTCAGCTTGTCAGAACATAGCTTTATTATCTTCTAATCCTGTTGTAACTGGAAGAATTAATACTGGTGCTGGAACTTCTGACAATTCTTGTGGAGTTAGTGCGGATTGTGATGAAGGAAGCAAAGGACTGGATGGAGAGGATGATGAATCTAGAAGCAAAAGAAG GAAAAGTGAGAATCAATTCAATGAAGGAGGTGTATCAGGGGAAGATATACGAGACCCCCACATTGCAGTACAAAGTTCCATGGATTATGAAACTCTGGGGGATGGTTTCCGCTGGAGAAAATATGGGCAGAAGGTTGTAAAGGGGAACCCGTATCCCAG AAGTTATTATAGATGTACCAGTCTCAGCTGCAACGTGCGTAAGCATGTGGAAAGGGCATCGGATGATCCAAGGGCTTTTATTACGACATATGAAGGAAAACATAACCATGAGATGCCTATCAAGAATACGAATTTGGTGCCCTCAGAATCAGATTCACAGGCCACTActagttga